Proteins from a genomic interval of Oceanispirochaeta crateris:
- a CDS encoding tripartite tricarboxylate transporter permease, whose protein sequence is MSFDLYLQGLHYFANPMMFVTSFLGVLVGIVFGSLPGLTATMTIAVFIPFTFGLDPVVSFAFLLGLYTGAVYGGSISAILINIPGTPSSIATGFDGFPLCQQGRAGEAIGISTISSAMGGFFSVLVLCVAAPLIASIALKFSAEEYVGITLIGLSVIAIISPGSTVKGLIGGVLGLILGTFGLDPITSFPRMVFGQAELLDGIDSIPVMIGVYGVAEMFNQIVKNNHHNVIAQKLDKILPSFHDIKRLVPTIFRSSLIGTVIGAIPAAGGSIASLVAYGQEKKFGKNKELLGTGIIDGVAAPEAANNASTGGALIPMMTLGIPGDPMTAVLMGGLIIQGLRPGPILFQQQMPFVSSIFISLLLSVVFMLVIGLAGARGFSRLITVRKNFLIPSVFIFCLVGSYAINNSMFDVWILLIAGFGGFMLKQINFSVAPIILGMILGPLFETNLRRSLMLSEGNWSTFVSRPISLFFLILVVLILAGPFLLKTIRRPKAACEDETTEDVRI, encoded by the coding sequence ATGTCATTCGATTTATACTTACAGGGACTCCATTATTTTGCGAATCCCATGATGTTCGTCACATCTTTTCTTGGTGTTTTAGTGGGGATTGTTTTTGGTTCACTACCTGGATTGACAGCAACTATGACAATTGCGGTGTTCATACCTTTTACCTTTGGTTTGGATCCAGTTGTGTCCTTTGCATTCTTATTGGGGCTTTATACAGGTGCCGTGTATGGGGGTTCCATTTCTGCAATTCTCATCAATATTCCAGGGACTCCTTCCTCAATTGCAACCGGTTTTGATGGTTTTCCTCTTTGTCAGCAGGGACGTGCAGGTGAAGCCATCGGTATCTCAACCATTTCATCAGCTATGGGCGGATTTTTCAGTGTTTTAGTTCTTTGTGTTGCTGCTCCGTTGATAGCGAGCATCGCTTTGAAGTTCAGTGCTGAAGAATATGTCGGTATCACTCTTATTGGATTGAGCGTCATTGCTATTATCAGTCCAGGATCAACTGTTAAGGGATTGATCGGTGGAGTTCTTGGGTTAATTCTGGGTACTTTTGGACTGGACCCCATTACAAGTTTCCCCAGGATGGTCTTTGGTCAGGCAGAACTTCTTGACGGGATTGACAGTATTCCGGTCATGATCGGTGTTTATGGTGTTGCAGAGATGTTTAATCAGATTGTGAAGAACAATCACCATAATGTTATAGCCCAGAAGCTGGATAAAATATTACCAAGTTTTCATGATATCAAGCGCCTTGTGCCTACTATCTTCCGATCTTCTCTCATCGGAACAGTGATTGGTGCTATTCCTGCTGCAGGGGGATCTATTGCCTCACTCGTAGCGTATGGTCAGGAGAAAAAATTCGGTAAGAATAAAGAGCTCTTAGGGACTGGTATCATTGACGGTGTTGCAGCTCCTGAAGCGGCAAATAATGCCAGTACTGGTGGTGCACTCATTCCTATGATGACCCTCGGTATTCCTGGAGATCCAATGACCGCTGTTCTTATGGGTGGTCTTATTATTCAGGGCCTACGCCCTGGACCCATTCTATTCCAGCAGCAGATGCCCTTTGTTTCATCCATTTTTATCAGTCTTCTTCTTTCTGTTGTCTTTATGCTTGTCATTGGTCTGGCAGGAGCAAGAGGGTTTAGTCGTTTGATCACAGTCCGGAAGAATTTCCTCATACCTTCAGTCTTCATTTTCTGTCTTGTTGGATCTTATGCAATAAACAACTCTATGTTTGATGTTTGGATTCTTCTGATTGCAGGATTTGGCGGCTTTATGCTGAAACAAATCAATTTTTCAGTTGCCCCAATTATTCTTGGTATGATTTTAGGTCCTCTGTTTGAGACGAACTTGAGAAGATCCCTAATGCTCTCAGAAGGAAACTGGTCTACATTTGTATCCAGACCAATCAGTTTGTTTTTCCTTATTCTGGTTGTTCTGATTTTAGCAGGTCCTTTCTTACTGAAGACAATCAGGAGACCAAAGGCTGCCTGTGAAGATGAGACTACGGAAGATGTCAGAATCTAA
- a CDS encoding tripartite tricarboxylate transporter TctB family protein encodes MNKKDLIASAVFLVIAVSVYTYASSFPIKEGTVLAMNAGFYPRFISAILGLLSILLMVESLKKKEAPEDCPVPNTTPFYKSRGGFNLLLTIVMLICYPFLLQGLGFASAAFVFILTLIIVLTGDVRKKIPSILLVSLVLTVVMYFIFKVFLRIPFPQGILI; translated from the coding sequence ATGAATAAAAAAGATTTGATCGCTAGTGCAGTCTTTCTCGTAATCGCTGTGAGCGTATATACCTATGCATCTTCTTTTCCTATTAAAGAAGGGACCGTACTTGCCATGAATGCTGGATTTTATCCCAGATTTATTTCTGCCATCCTTGGACTCTTGTCTATTTTACTTATGGTAGAATCTTTAAAAAAGAAAGAAGCACCGGAGGATTGTCCGGTTCCAAATACAACTCCATTCTATAAAAGCAGAGGTGGATTTAACCTTCTTCTCACCATTGTTATGCTTATCTGCTATCCCTTTCTTCTTCAGGGGCTAGGATTTGCTTCGGCGGCTTTTGTTTTCATTTTAACTCTGATCATTGTCCTAACAGGAGATGTTAGAAAAAAAATACCTTCCATACTTTTAGTCTCATTAGTGCTGACTGTCGTTATGTATTTTATTTTCAAAGTCTTTCTTCGTATTCCATTCCCCCAGGGAATCCTTATCTAG
- a CDS encoding tripartite tricarboxylate transporter substrate binding protein: MKKILLVLCFVALTFPLIAEGAQEEGVYPSKDVKVIIPWSVGGMTDVLTRPITSWLEDDLGVNFIVENKPGGGGVVGSLLIENSPTDGYTIGTTSMSTISAKYISPVYPDIDNVELISQVITIPATVTVKADSPWNTIEEYVAYAKANPGKVKNSNSGNGASAHIYAEIFAAEAGIELNHIPYPGYAEGVTALLGGHVDSTNIPLPDVAQHIESGDLRLLAIASAERHPDYPDVPTLKEKGFDIVLGNYSGFVAPKGMDPEQIKILDEAIGRCLADPEIQSFLLGAGYQPLYSDRMEFADVVNSAEAQLEYLVNDLGVEFVDD; encoded by the coding sequence ATGAAAAAAATTTTACTGGTTTTGTGCTTTGTTGCACTGACCTTTCCACTGATTGCCGAAGGTGCTCAGGAAGAAGGTGTTTACCCATCTAAAGATGTAAAAGTAATTATTCCCTGGTCCGTTGGTGGAATGACCGATGTACTCACTAGACCTATCACTTCTTGGTTAGAAGATGATCTGGGTGTCAATTTTATTGTTGAAAATAAACCTGGTGGAGGAGGAGTCGTTGGTTCTTTGTTAATTGAAAACAGTCCCACTGATGGATACACCATCGGAACAACTTCAATGTCAACAATTTCAGCGAAGTATATCTCTCCTGTTTATCCTGACATAGATAATGTAGAACTTATTTCTCAGGTTATTACAATTCCTGCGACTGTTACAGTTAAGGCTGATAGTCCCTGGAATACCATTGAAGAATATGTTGCTTATGCTAAAGCCAACCCCGGAAAAGTTAAGAACTCCAACTCCGGTAATGGTGCTAGTGCACATATTTATGCAGAAATCTTTGCCGCAGAAGCTGGTATTGAGTTGAATCATATTCCTTATCCCGGATACGCAGAAGGTGTTACTGCTCTTCTCGGTGGTCATGTAGACTCAACTAATATTCCTCTTCCCGATGTTGCACAGCATATTGAGTCTGGTGATTTAAGATTGTTGGCCATTGCCTCTGCAGAAAGACATCCTGATTATCCAGATGTGCCTACTCTAAAAGAAAAGGGATTTGATATTGTTCTGGGTAATTACTCAGGATTTGTTGCCCCTAAAGGCATGGACCCTGAACAGATCAAGATTCTTGATGAAGCCATTGGCAGATGTCTTGCTGATCCTGAAATCCAGAGCTTCCTGCTCGGTGCCGGTTATCAACCACTTTACAGTGACCGAATGGAATTTGCTGATGTTGTAAATAGCGCTGAAGCACAGTTAGAATATCTTGTAAATGATCTTGGTGTAGAATTCGTAGACGATTAA
- a CDS encoding GNAT family N-acetyltransferase, with translation MAMLKTKLIPNSTEIVCIAVNQEYQNRKIGTNLIDKVISVSKEKQYRDYTV, from the coding sequence ATGGCAATGCTCAAAACTAAGCTTATTCCAAACTCCACAGAAATTGTTTGCATCGCCGTGAACCAGGAATACCAAAACAGGAAAATTGGAACAAATCTGATTGATAAAGTCATTTCTGTATCAAAAGAAAAGCAATACAGAGATTATACAGTTTGA
- a CDS encoding methyl-accepting chemotaxis protein — translation MKKLKEIYSDSSYEVRLKAPILSGVLLSFAFFSCILIIASIFSGASTVLFIEYSIAVLTILFSFLALRRGYYVLSSNTIFSVSTVVLVIIRFTNEYKGDLSLANVAAIIGPYLVFAAFFIVDKRVINSLLVLYSLAFCAMTARGIYFGPQTAYGAPSVTGIIFPGVAVAAVFIGLTTTRRVFNQILSETLGTLNEVRAYGDKVRSLMQESKSQMDKADTLLADCRETSTVTAEIEKNMHSIMNRIKNLDDRIDSSVVALGQVQDGLGVLKKVSDDQSSHVSESSASIEEMAASITHVNKVIHQRTETVHNLLQTSHEGEGVIKKTVLSFKQVTSLLDRIGEMTLLISGIADQTNLLAMNAAIEAAHAGEAGKGFSVVASEIRKLAESSAISARQIDDTTKSLVASIGDVESNMEESGSSFQSISEEVKNVSLSIEEISRNTQELDIAVKEILLANDHLNESTGHLDEQVRAARGAQEILVNDSSSVAGISKELTQESERVVSDLAAIKEATQRIYLRAGDLMEQSQKLDNSLKN, via the coding sequence GTGAAAAAATTAAAAGAAATATACTCAGATAGTTCTTATGAAGTACGTTTGAAAGCTCCTATTTTATCGGGAGTACTCCTTTCTTTCGCTTTTTTTTCTTGCATACTCATTATTGCTTCTATTTTTTCTGGGGCCAGCACCGTCTTATTTATTGAATACTCAATAGCGGTTTTGACCATTCTTTTTTCATTTTTGGCTCTCCGCCGTGGGTATTATGTTTTATCCAGTAATACCATTTTTAGTGTCAGTACTGTGGTACTTGTGATCATCCGGTTCACCAATGAGTACAAAGGAGATCTGTCATTGGCCAATGTGGCTGCCATTATCGGTCCATATCTTGTGTTCGCTGCTTTTTTTATTGTTGACAAAAGGGTCATAAATTCATTGCTGGTCCTTTATTCTCTGGCTTTTTGCGCCATGACGGCCCGGGGGATCTACTTCGGACCTCAAACCGCCTATGGTGCCCCTTCGGTAACCGGTATTATTTTTCCTGGAGTGGCAGTGGCCGCTGTCTTTATTGGCCTGACCACCACCCGCAGAGTCTTTAATCAGATTCTAAGCGAGACTCTGGGTACACTAAATGAAGTCCGGGCCTATGGTGATAAAGTCAGATCCTTGATGCAGGAATCAAAATCTCAGATGGACAAAGCCGATACCTTGTTGGCAGATTGTCGTGAAACTTCAACAGTCACTGCGGAAATTGAAAAAAATATGCACTCCATTATGAATAGGATTAAGAATCTGGATGATCGAATTGACAGTTCCGTAGTGGCTCTGGGTCAGGTCCAGGATGGTCTTGGTGTTCTGAAGAAGGTCTCCGATGACCAATCGTCTCATGTTTCAGAATCCAGTGCATCTATTGAAGAAATGGCTGCATCAATTACTCATGTAAACAAAGTGATACATCAAAGGACCGAAACGGTACACAACCTTTTACAAACCTCCCATGAGGGAGAAGGGGTAATCAAAAAAACAGTTCTTTCCTTCAAACAGGTCACTTCACTTCTCGACCGCATTGGAGAAATGACCCTTCTCATTTCAGGTATTGCCGATCAGACAAATCTGCTGGCCATGAATGCCGCCATTGAAGCTGCTCATGCAGGTGAAGCGGGAAAGGGGTTCTCTGTGGTTGCTTCGGAGATACGTAAACTCGCAGAATCCAGTGCCATCAGTGCCCGTCAGATTGATGACACTACCAAATCCCTGGTCGCTTCCATAGGAGATGTGGAGAGCAATATGGAGGAATCAGGAAGCAGTTTCCAGTCCATATCTGAAGAAGTCAAGAATGTTTCCTTAAGTATAGAAGAAATCAGCCGGAATACTCAGGAATTGGATATTGCGGTTAAGGAGATACTTTTGGCCAATGATCACCTCAATGAATCTACCGGGCATCTGGATGAACAGGTCCGTGCAGCTCGGGGGGCTCAAGAAATCCTGGTTAATGATTCCAGTTCTGTCGCGGGAATCTCAAAGGAATTGACCCAAGAGTCAGAACGGGTCGTTTCAGATCTGGCGGCTATCAAGGAAGCCACCCAGAGGATATATCTAAGAGCCGGAGACTTAATGGAGCAAAGCCAGAAACTTGATAATTCTCTGAAAAATTAG
- a CDS encoding DUF6144 family protein: MNHWIKELLINLDDHVDDISKQKILEKCGPHCPFSHLPNEKILELRHQSKNEEDFLDKLIDVWHLKKENNQHYVVFDQCYCPLVNNDIQNSSKTMCYCTLGNLKHKFKISLGREVEVQILKTVLNGDDECRFKIGISPEPEGGSNRVPKRDGD, encoded by the coding sequence ATGAATCATTGGATAAAAGAACTTCTCATAAATTTAGATGATCATGTGGATGACATTTCCAAGCAAAAAATACTTGAAAAATGTGGACCCCATTGCCCATTCAGTCATTTGCCCAACGAAAAAATATTAGAGCTTCGTCATCAATCAAAAAATGAGGAAGACTTTTTAGATAAGCTGATTGATGTATGGCACTTAAAGAAGGAGAATAATCAACACTATGTTGTTTTTGACCAATGCTACTGCCCTTTGGTGAACAATGATATTCAAAACTCATCAAAAACAATGTGTTATTGTACTCTTGGCAATTTAAAACATAAGTTTAAAATAAGTCTTGGTCGGGAAGTTGAAGTTCAAATTTTAAAAACTGTACTAAATGGTGACGATGAATGCCGGTTCAAAATCGGCATTTCTCCAGAACCAGAAGGTGGCTCCAACAGAGTTCCTAAGAGGGACGGTGATTAG
- a CDS encoding CotH kinase family protein, whose amino-acid sequence MNKYQGIKNKKTKPGFLCIALFVLVLMTLSCENPLSNLSEDFGELSFVESMTSWDGYSTASHSENADADYDKIFNDSLVQRIDITIDNDYYKLMEEDMTTLYGSFGQAGRMSETDSDPIYVPVTLRFNPADGSDEERTWWHVGMRYKGNSSLRDAWQGGIHKLPFRLNFDEFDYIYSEIEDQRFWGFEKMTFSNGKDDDSLIRDKIASDLYKEAGVEVAEVAFCRIFIDVGDGNGPVYWGLYSMIEDPSDQMLDEQFTDGSGNLYKPDDETNSTLDSFNEAWYEKKTNESEADWSDIKSLISALDKTPSGSDDSSWQATLESVFDVDKFLDYLAINNFSRNWDVYGSKAHNYYLYGDPDDGGRLTWFPWDLNESFTLSTSSFSGQCLSIYDTSSDYNDRDWPLLYYVMNQDTYVTSYKAKLATFFNNSDSYFSSDTHSTTSNVGIFNISNTIEDQMQTYSDLIENYVIGADGEIEGYTWFDQDSDFTQGLSDLKTLISSQFSTVSSYLEE is encoded by the coding sequence ATGAACAAGTATCAAGGGATAAAGAATAAAAAAACTAAGCCCGGATTTCTATGTATTGCCCTGTTTGTATTGGTCTTAATGACTCTGAGTTGCGAAAACCCGCTTTCAAATCTCAGCGAAGATTTCGGGGAACTTTCATTTGTGGAGTCTATGACCAGCTGGGACGGATACAGTACTGCCAGCCATAGTGAAAACGCCGATGCCGATTACGATAAGATTTTTAACGACTCCCTTGTGCAGAGGATAGATATCACAATAGACAATGATTATTACAAACTCATGGAAGAGGACATGACAACCCTGTATGGTAGTTTTGGTCAGGCAGGAAGAATGTCCGAGACCGACAGTGATCCCATCTATGTTCCGGTTACCCTCAGATTCAATCCTGCTGACGGCAGCGATGAAGAACGGACCTGGTGGCATGTCGGTATGCGGTACAAAGGAAATTCCTCCCTACGGGATGCCTGGCAGGGTGGTATTCATAAGCTGCCCTTCCGATTAAATTTTGATGAATTTGATTATATATACTCCGAAATTGAAGACCAGCGGTTCTGGGGTTTTGAAAAAATGACTTTCAGCAACGGGAAAGATGATGATTCTCTAATCCGCGATAAAATTGCCTCAGACCTTTACAAGGAAGCAGGAGTAGAGGTGGCAGAAGTGGCCTTCTGCCGCATCTTTATTGATGTTGGAGACGGGAATGGACCTGTATACTGGGGTCTCTACAGTATGATTGAAGATCCCTCAGATCAAATGCTGGATGAACAGTTTACCGATGGCAGCGGGAATTTGTATAAGCCCGATGATGAAACAAACTCAACTCTGGATTCTTTTAATGAGGCCTGGTATGAGAAAAAAACGAATGAAAGTGAGGCAGACTGGAGTGATATAAAATCACTGATAAGCGCCCTAGATAAGACGCCCTCCGGTTCTGATGACTCGTCCTGGCAGGCGACTCTGGAGTCAGTCTTTGACGTAGATAAATTTCTTGACTATCTGGCCATAAATAACTTTTCCAGAAACTGGGACGTTTACGGCTCCAAGGCACACAACTATTACCTCTACGGAGATCCCGATGATGGAGGAAGACTCACATGGTTTCCTTGGGATCTCAACGAGTCTTTTACCCTGTCCACCAGCAGCTTTAGTGGTCAGTGCCTAAGCATCTACGACACAAGCAGTGATTATAACGATAGAGATTGGCCTCTTCTATACTACGTGATGAATCAGGACACATACGTTACATCCTATAAGGCAAAACTAGCGACTTTTTTTAACAACAGTGATTCTTACTTTTCATCAGACACTCACAGCACAACATCGAATGTGGGGATCTTTAATATCTCGAACACCATAGAAGATCAAATGCAAACATATTCAGACCTGATTGAGAACTATGTCATAGGAGCTGATGGAGAAATAGAAGGATATACATGGTTTGATCAAGACAGTGATTTTACACAAGGTCTGTCTGATCTTAAAACTCTAATTTCTAGCCAGTTCTCCACGGTTTCGTCATACCTTGAGGAGTAA
- a CDS encoding polyphosphate polymerase domain-containing protein translates to MLNYIKYSLTNFNKIELKDMESVKLMNRKESKYIINRKTLALILDKIHEDYFILEIQKQRLMPYESRYFDSPHFDLYNTHQNGKLNRYKIRKRTYMTTGLQFLELKFKNNKKRTIKKRIEITETTHRNEIKEFLYKNYPDSINKLREVLKINYDRITLVDKSLKERITIDLNLRFTADHKSSSYEDMAIIEIKHEGDLKSSSIDRKLKEKRIKPISISKYCLGIYRHYDHVKTNRIKIKIREMNKALNAAPSPLRGKTVNNKAS, encoded by the coding sequence ATGTTGAATTATATAAAGTACAGCTTAACCAACTTTAATAAAATCGAATTGAAAGATATGGAATCGGTGAAGCTGATGAACAGGAAAGAAAGTAAATACATCATCAACCGGAAAACACTGGCATTGATTCTGGATAAGATTCATGAAGATTATTTTATTCTGGAAATTCAAAAACAAAGGCTCATGCCTTATGAATCCAGGTACTTCGATTCTCCCCATTTTGACCTGTACAATACCCATCAAAATGGAAAACTGAATCGCTATAAGATCAGGAAAAGGACCTATATGACCACAGGTCTGCAATTTCTGGAACTGAAATTTAAGAACAATAAAAAAAGAACTATAAAAAAAAGAATTGAAATCACAGAAACGACCCATAGAAATGAAATTAAGGAGTTTCTCTACAAGAACTATCCCGATTCCATCAATAAGCTGAGAGAAGTCCTCAAAATCAATTATGACAGGATCACCCTGGTGGATAAATCGTTGAAAGAAAGGATAACCATCGATCTCAATTTGAGATTTACCGCGGATCATAAGAGTTCTTCCTATGAAGACATGGCCATTATCGAGATTAAGCACGAAGGAGATCTTAAGTCATCATCCATTGACAGGAAATTGAAAGAGAAAAGAATCAAACCAATATCCATAAGCAAATACTGCCTGGGGATCTACAGGCATTATGATCATGTGAAAACAAACCGCATCAAAATTAAAATACGAGAAATGAATAAAGCCCTCAATGCGGCGCCCTCCCCTTTGAGGGGAAAGACAGTAAACAATAAGGCCTCATAA
- a CDS encoding DUF4956 domain-containing protein — protein sequence MENIAMLLSDSIHSQEIQTLVCRFSMDIIFILVLILGIYYRVNKNSEYVFNLIIFNILIFFVSSLLSRITLQTGFAFGLFAIFSILRYRTEAIPIKEMTFMFISIIMATINSTVTSDLNLLEILFANIIIILATFIMEITWLKNYKPSKQIIFEQIELIHEDRRKELIAELEKRTGLKISDVKIDKIDFLHDTAKITTYLE from the coding sequence TTGGAAAATATTGCCATGCTTTTATCAGATTCTATTCATTCACAGGAAATACAGACTCTAGTCTGCAGGTTTTCTATGGATATAATATTTATCCTCGTCCTCATATTGGGAATTTATTACAGAGTCAATAAAAACTCAGAATACGTATTTAACCTGATCATTTTTAACATCCTCATCTTTTTTGTATCCAGCCTTTTAAGCCGGATTACACTTCAAACAGGGTTTGCCTTTGGCTTATTCGCCATATTTTCCATTTTGCGTTACAGGACAGAAGCCATACCCATTAAAGAAATGACCTTCATGTTTATCTCCATCATTATGGCGACAATCAATTCCACAGTAACCTCAGATTTAAATTTACTGGAAATTCTCTTTGCTAATATCATCATAATCTTGGCAACTTTCATTATGGAAATCACCTGGCTTAAAAACTACAAACCATCAAAACAGATCATATTTGAACAGATCGAACTCATCCATGAAGATAGAAGAAAAGAGTTGATTGCTGAACTTGAAAAAAGAACAGGTTTAAAAATAAGCGATGTAAAAATCGACAAAATTGACTTCCTGCATGACACAGCAAAAATAACAACATATCTGGAGTAA
- a CDS encoding HAMP domain-containing sensor histidine kinase: MRVFFSIRLKLFLWITALVLGFVLFLLMLTNFFIKPFYINSQKKNYIEVSSLLNELYLDDLESFYTEVLRVERLEGYILSLRSLGNEMIYSTFQNNDSHPPMSAPPRNRPPNEIPIDQKGIENLSIGQTRYIFQEQFDPILNTTIFNMMTIISDDIILILSRPLASIDQSTHIASRFISIAGIISLIAGSIVALILSSLFTQPIQELTDIAVSMSRLDFSKKYKVTTNDEIGSLGSSINSLSDQLNRSISDLQKMNEGLLVENEEKQKIDDMRKDFIFSISHELRTPLSLIKGYAEGLLENIASDEESRNYYCEVIVDETSKMEKHVQNLLELSYLESANYILELSDFNIKQLIDSTLMKYKRVFQEKNVTCTFDMKGDIPVRADRVRIIQVLENYITNALNHIDGKRQISLSVDKTIYNKVRVNVSNTGSLIPEDSIDKIWHSYYKVDKARSRQYGGYGLGLSIVKAIQDQHDNDYGVQNAEDKVIFWFELTPAINSCT; this comes from the coding sequence ATGAGGGTATTCTTTTCAATCCGTCTTAAACTGTTTTTGTGGATTACGGCACTGGTTCTTGGCTTTGTTCTGTTTTTATTAATGCTGACCAACTTTTTTATAAAGCCATTCTATATCAATTCCCAAAAAAAGAATTATATTGAAGTGTCATCTTTGCTTAATGAATTATATTTAGACGATTTGGAATCATTTTATACCGAAGTTTTGCGGGTTGAGAGACTGGAGGGGTATATTCTCTCTCTCAGGTCTCTTGGAAATGAAATGATTTATTCTACATTTCAAAACAATGATTCTCATCCTCCAATGTCTGCTCCTCCTAGAAATCGGCCTCCCAATGAGATTCCTATTGATCAAAAGGGAATAGAGAATTTATCAATCGGACAAACAAGGTATATTTTCCAAGAGCAGTTTGATCCTATTCTCAATACGACCATTTTTAATATGATGACTATTATTTCTGATGATATCATTCTGATTTTAAGCAGGCCCCTGGCATCCATCGATCAGAGCACCCATATTGCAAGCCGGTTTATTTCTATTGCCGGAATCATATCATTGATTGCCGGGAGCATTGTGGCTCTAATCCTTTCAAGTTTATTTACCCAACCAATTCAAGAGTTGACAGATATCGCAGTCAGTATGTCCCGTTTGGATTTTAGTAAAAAATACAAAGTAACGACCAACGATGAGATTGGATCTCTCGGTTCCAGTATCAATTCTCTTTCCGATCAATTGAACCGTTCTATCAGCGATTTGCAGAAGATGAATGAAGGTCTTTTAGTCGAAAATGAGGAGAAGCAAAAAATAGATGATATGAGAAAGGACTTTATTTTTAGTATTTCTCATGAACTGCGTACACCCCTGTCTTTGATTAAGGGCTATGCAGAAGGGCTGCTTGAGAATATAGCGAGTGATGAAGAAAGTCGAAATTATTATTGTGAAGTCATTGTAGATGAAACTTCAAAAATGGAAAAACATGTGCAGAATCTACTGGAGCTTTCCTATCTTGAATCGGCAAATTACATTCTAGAATTATCCGATTTTAATATAAAGCAGCTCATCGATAGCACTCTTATGAAATATAAACGGGTTTTTCAAGAAAAGAATGTCACTTGTACATTTGATATGAAGGGAGATATTCCTGTCAGAGCAGACCGAGTTCGAATCATACAGGTCTTGGAAAATTATATTACGAATGCTCTTAATCATATTGATGGAAAAAGACAGATTTCGCTTTCTGTTGATAAAACAATTTACAATAAGGTGCGGGTCAATGTTTCCAATACGGGGAGTCTGATTCCCGAGGACAGCATCGATAAAATATGGCATAGCTATTATAAAGTGGACAAGGCCAGGTCCCGTCAATATGGCGGATATGGACTCGGCCTATCCATAGTGAAGGCAATACAAGATCAGCATGATAACGACTATGGGGTTCAGAATGCCGAAGATAAGGTCATATTCTGGTTTGAGCTTACCCCGGCAATCAATAGCTGTACTTGA
- a CDS encoding response regulator transcription factor codes for MANTILIVDDEHRIRKLVSDFLKKDGFLVLEAQDGQSALEIFRREKSIDLIILDVMMPVLDGWAVCREIRKESDVPIFMLTARGEESNELLGFEMGVDEYIKKPFSPKILVARVNSILKRLKKDDVGSEKFGILEVNRKGRFFVLEGERLELSPKEYELLLLLIDNRDQALSRDQILNSVWDFNYYKGMRTVDTHVKKLRKKLGKCAHYIQTVRNFGYRFEVIS; via the coding sequence GTGGCTAATACGATATTGATTGTTGATGATGAGCACAGAATCAGGAAGTTAGTCAGTGATTTCCTCAAAAAAGATGGTTTTTTAGTATTGGAAGCCCAGGATGGACAAAGTGCTCTGGAAATCTTTAGAAGAGAGAAAAGCATTGATCTGATCATATTGGACGTCATGATGCCCGTTCTTGATGGTTGGGCTGTTTGCAGGGAAATCAGAAAAGAATCAGATGTTCCCATCTTCATGCTTACTGCCCGGGGAGAAGAGTCAAATGAACTTTTAGGATTTGAAATGGGGGTAGATGAGTATATTAAAAAACCCTTCAGTCCTAAAATCCTTGTTGCGCGGGTCAACTCGATCCTGAAGAGATTGAAAAAAGATGATGTAGGAAGTGAAAAATTCGGCATCCTAGAGGTGAATAGAAAGGGCCGTTTTTTTGTTCTAGAAGGTGAAAGGCTCGAATTGTCTCCTAAGGAATATGAATTATTATTGCTCTTAATTGATAATCGGGATCAGGCACTCAGCCGTGATCAAATTCTGAATTCTGTTTGGGACTTCAACTATTATAAAGGTATGAGAACCGTAGATACCCATGTTAAAAAACTACGGAAAAAACTTGGGAAATGTGCACATTATATTCAGACTGTCCGGAATTTCGGTTACAGGTTTGAGGTCATTTCATGA